A genomic segment from Candidatus Leptovillus gracilis encodes:
- a CDS encoding type II toxin-antitoxin system VapC family toxin produces MTTYYLDTSALIKRYVTETGSEWVQSLFDSKEDHLFITSRLTMPEAFSAFARRLRDQSVTLAQYNLNVDLFHDDSSRTYKYVELTLDVINLSRHLLEKYPLRANDAVQLASAILTNRLLVSANMPQVRFLCADNNLILAATAGGLFSENPNEKT; encoded by the coding sequence GCGATACGTCACAGAAACAGGCAGCGAATGGGTGCAGAGCCTCTTCGACTCAAAAGAGGATCACCTTTTCATCACCAGCCGGTTGACGATGCCTGAAGCCTTCAGCGCATTTGCCCGCCGTCTCCGCGACCAATCTGTCACCCTCGCCCAATACAACCTAAATGTTGATCTTTTTCATGATGATAGCAGCAGAACCTACAAATATGTTGAGCTGACGCTAGACGTTATCAACCTGTCTCGACATCTTCTAGAAAAATACCCTTTACGGGCAAACGATGCTGTTCAATTAGCCTCGGCCATACTTACCAATCGTTTGTTGGTATCAGCTAATATGCCTCAAGTGCGATTTCTGTGTGCAGACAATAATCTGATCTTGGCCGCGACCGCTGGGGGGTTGTTCAGTGAAAACCCGAACGAGAAGACATGA